In Arachis stenosperma cultivar V10309 chromosome 1, arast.V10309.gnm1.PFL2, whole genome shotgun sequence, one DNA window encodes the following:
- the LOC130947510 gene encoding novel plant SNARE 13 isoform X1 produces the protein MATNLPMTPELEQIHGEIRDHFRALSNGFQRLDKIKDSHRQSSQLEDLTQKMRECKRLIKEFDREIKDGEGRNSQEVNKQLNDEKQSMIKELNSYVALRKTYMNTIGNKKIELFDMGAGAGEPTAEENVKLASEMSNQELIKEGMKQMDETDQAIERSKQVVQQTLEVGTQTATTLKGQTEQMGRIVNELDSIQFSIKKASQLVKEIGRKVATDKCIMLFLFLIVCGVIAIIVVKIVNPNNKDIRDIPGLAPPAQTRRLLYVRNREHFD, from the exons ATGGCCACCAACTTGCCGATGACGCCTGAGCTGGAGCAGATCCACGGTGAGATCCGCGACCACTTTCGAGCCCTCTC AAATGGCTTCCAGAGGCTGGATAAAATTAAAGATTCCCATAGACAAAGTAGTCAACTGGAAGATCTCACGCAGAAGATGAGGGAATGCAAAAG GTTGATAAAGGAGTTTGATCGTGAAATTAAAGATGGGGAGGGAAGAAATTCCCAAGAAGTGAACAAGCAACTCAATGACGAAAAGCAATCGATG ATCAAGGAGCTAAACTCATATGTGGCACTTAGAAAAAC GTACATGAACACCATTGGCAATAAGAAAATTGAGCTTTTTGATATGGGAGCAGGAGCAGGTGAACCTACAGCTGAAGAAAATGTTAAATTAGCTTCAG AAATGTCAAATCAAGAACTTATCAAGGAGGGGATGAAGCAGATGGATGAAACTGATCAGGCCATTGAAAGATCTAAGCAG GTTGTACAACAAACCCTTGAAGTAGGCACTCAAACTGCTACCACCTTGAAGGGTCAA ACTGAGCAAATGGGTCGCATTGTCAATGAGCTTGACTCTATTCAGTtctcaattaagaaggcatccCAACTTGTTAAGGAGATTGGTAGAAAG GTAGCTACAGACAAGTGCATTATGCTTTTCCTATTCCTAATCGTCTGTGGTGTAATCGCTATTATTGTGGTGAAG ATTGTGAATCCCAACAACAAAGATATTAGGGATATTCCGGGATTGGCTCCTCCAGCTCAGACCAGGAGACTCTTGTATGTAAGGAACAGAGAACATTTTGATTGA
- the LOC130947510 gene encoding novel plant SNARE 13 isoform X2 yields the protein MRECKRLIKEFDREIKDGEGRNSQEVNKQLNDEKQSMIKELNSYVALRKTYMNTIGNKKIELFDMGAGAGEPTAEENVKLASEMSNQELIKEGMKQMDETDQAIERSKQVVQQTLEVGTQTATTLKGQTEQMGRIVNELDSIQFSIKKASQLVKEIGRKVATDKCIMLFLFLIVCGVIAIIVVKIVNPNNKDIRDIPGLAPPAQTRRLLYVRNREHFD from the exons ATGAGGGAATGCAAAAG GTTGATAAAGGAGTTTGATCGTGAAATTAAAGATGGGGAGGGAAGAAATTCCCAAGAAGTGAACAAGCAACTCAATGACGAAAAGCAATCGATG ATCAAGGAGCTAAACTCATATGTGGCACTTAGAAAAAC GTACATGAACACCATTGGCAATAAGAAAATTGAGCTTTTTGATATGGGAGCAGGAGCAGGTGAACCTACAGCTGAAGAAAATGTTAAATTAGCTTCAG AAATGTCAAATCAAGAACTTATCAAGGAGGGGATGAAGCAGATGGATGAAACTGATCAGGCCATTGAAAGATCTAAGCAG GTTGTACAACAAACCCTTGAAGTAGGCACTCAAACTGCTACCACCTTGAAGGGTCAA ACTGAGCAAATGGGTCGCATTGTCAATGAGCTTGACTCTATTCAGTtctcaattaagaaggcatccCAACTTGTTAAGGAGATTGGTAGAAAG GTAGCTACAGACAAGTGCATTATGCTTTTCCTATTCCTAATCGTCTGTGGTGTAATCGCTATTATTGTGGTGAAG ATTGTGAATCCCAACAACAAAGATATTAGGGATATTCCGGGATTGGCTCCTCCAGCTCAGACCAGGAGACTCTTGTATGTAAGGAACAGAGAACATTTTGATTGA